A genomic segment from Paenibacillus sp. FSL K6-1096 encodes:
- a CDS encoding O-methyltransferase — protein MNEQSKWSKVDSYFVDRLLTADPVLDAVLDANAGAGLPNIDVAPNQGKLLHLLAKMKGAANILEIGTLGGYSTIWLARALPETGRLVTLEFEHKHVVVAEDNLRLAGVSGKVEVMEGPALESLALLEARGTEPFDFIFIDADKPNNPHYLKWALKLARPGAVIVADNVVRNGEVINPDSTDDRVQGIRRFLDLLAEEPRIDATALQTVGSKGYDGFVLGIVTA, from the coding sequence ATGAACGAACAGAGCAAATGGAGTAAGGTAGATAGCTATTTCGTTGACAGGCTGCTGACCGCAGATCCGGTGCTGGACGCCGTACTGGATGCCAATGCCGGAGCCGGGCTGCCGAATATTGACGTCGCTCCCAACCAGGGGAAGCTGCTGCACCTGCTCGCCAAGATGAAGGGGGCCGCCAACATTCTGGAAATAGGTACGCTGGGCGGATACAGCACCATCTGGCTGGCACGGGCTTTGCCGGAGACCGGCAGGCTGGTCACACTGGAATTCGAGCATAAGCACGTTGTTGTCGCTGAGGATAATCTGAGATTGGCGGGGGTGTCCGGTAAGGTGGAGGTCATGGAAGGTCCGGCACTGGAGTCGCTGGCGCTGCTGGAGGCCCGGGGAACAGAGCCGTTCGACTTCATCTTCATTGATGCCGACAAGCCGAACAATCCCCATTACCTGAAATGGGCGCTGAAGCTGGCCCGGCCGGGAGCGGTCATTGTAGCCGATAACGTGGTGCGCAACGGCGAAGTGATTAACCCGGACAGTACAGATGACCGGGTGCAGGGCATCCGCCGTTTCTTGGACCTGCTCGCGGAGGAGCCGCGCATAGATGCTACTGCCCTGCAGACAGTAGGCAGCAAGGGCTATGACGGCTTCGTCCTCGGAATTGTCACCGCTTGA